In the Malaya genurostris strain Urasoe2022 chromosome 1, Malgen_1.1, whole genome shotgun sequence genome, one interval contains:
- the LOC131430638 gene encoding aminopeptidase N isoform X2, translating into MKPHHEMDTSGYINEGGQLKSKNGQKYIINRTPRGKYVPTWCWYFTIFLLTALVLLSTLLLVLLINQPRFCWSESDNANGNTSALVEGNVLTSNGHGRTGIGSTKKCSHDPRLNTVPAAGGDTYAAANEDYVDDDGDRRFMADNDEQDLIVRNSGWSPVHYKLTIEPNFVNSINNGTVVINVRRDSPAKAKLLPVVLDINQIEILASTVLDHNNKDIAYDAFYGRNNLSYTIVLKERDEVIENITIILDFESKLSDTLQGFYKGRFHDAETGKQSWFASTQFSPIDARRAFPCFDSPDMKATFEISLVHSDDKEMFLSNTDHIRTSIARPGYLREDFEVTPRMSTYLVAFIVSDLKLVQRSQGFTPQINIWSRAEVGKMTGYVQRLVVKILPFLEEYFDLKFGMKKIDMVAVPDFGFSAMENWGLITFRESAFLVPEDNNRSSSARHMERVASVVAHELAHQWFGNLVTPRWWNDLWLKEGFATYMSYECLNFVEKRWHIFESFVQNELQKAFQKDSDRNAHPISFPVNHGSDIRRIFDPITYSKGASIIRMMNSFLGRDAFKAGITQYLKQYQYDNADQEDLWEILTEHGHSHRTLPSTLDVKQIMDTWTLQPGYPVITAERLGEKLLRISQQRFMLPTKDESDTTRWYVPITIVTESAPTDTIPSIWLSYDNASIEVEIEADSADFFYLNFDRSGYYRVNYDYASWKRLTHNFAQLPPLTRSQLIDDAFNLARAEFIQYDIPLTLILILSRYPFDIPAWSSLSKGLVFLDDMMAREPAYESFLAVMRSVIRKSFDELGFDDHPEDDHLQVMHRERIVGLACRFGIDKCSVRAQTLFRRWMTDHRDNKIPPNLKQVIYCTSLRDGGVPEWNFAYKQYRETDSASEKELILSALGCTVKPWLLSKYLNMTLESSSGILKQDGARAFQAVAKNHAGNDIAFNFLYENIEQITKYYGDGFSTLSKMIDTVSYLMNQKNHKEQFDRFGRKARKLGLQTIEKSIHLAEEQILNNIYWRSRSYYKLQEFLNQLIQDLNMNMY; encoded by the exons GAGGTCAACTGAAATCCAAAAATGGACAGAAATATATCATCAACCGGACCCCTCGTGGCAAGTACGTACCGACCTGGTGCTGGTACTTTACCATATTTTTACTTACGGCGCTGGTACTACTATCGACCCTACTGCTAGTGCTATTGATTAATCAACCACG GTTTTGCTGGTCCGAGAGTGACAATGCGAACGGAAACACATCCGCACTCGTCGAAGGGAATGTCTTAACCAGCAACGGACACGGTCGGACCGGTATTGGTAGCACAAAAAAGTGCTCCCATGATCCTAGGCTCAACACGGTTCCGGCTGCGGGTGGTGACACCTATGCCGCCGCCAATGAAGACTACGTTGATGACGACGGCGACAGACGTTTTATGGCCGATAATGACGAACAGGATCTCATCGTGCGGAACAGCGGCTGGAGCCCGGTGCATTACAA gTTAACAATAGAACCAAATTTCGTGAACTCAATCAACAATGGAACGGTAGTCATAAATGTTCGCCGGGATTCACCCgctaaagcaaagctgttgccagtagtgctggACATAAATCAAATTGAGATCCTAGCTTCGACAG TGCTGGATCACAACAATAAAGACATCGCGTATGACGCGTTCTACGGTAGAAACAATCTTTCCTACACAATAGTGCTGAAAGAGCGAGATGAGGTTATAGAAAATATCACAATCATACTTGACTTCGAAAGCAAACTCAGTGATACTTTGCAAGGCTTCTACAAGGGGCGATTCCATGATGCAGAAACCGGCAAACAAAGCTGGTTTGCCAGTACCCAGTTCTCTCCGATTGATGCCCGTCGGGCTTTCCCGTGCTTCGACAGTCCGGACATGAAGGCAACGTTCGAGATATCACTGGTCCATTCGGACGACAAGGAAATGTTTCTATCGAACACGGATCACATTCGGACGTCCATCGCCCGGCCCGGTTATCTGCGGGAAGATTTCGAAGTAACGCCCCGAATGAGTACCTACCTGGTGGCATTCATCGTTTCCGATTTGAAGCTTGTCCAGCGTTCGCAAGGATTCACTCCGCAGATCAACATTTGGAGTCGTGCTGAGGTTGGCAAGATGACTGGCTACGTTCAACGGTTGGTTGTCAAAATTTTGCCATTTTTGGAGGAATACTTTGATTTGAAGTTCGGCATGAAGAAGATCGATATGGTGGCGGTGCCGGACTTTGGGTTCAGTGCCATGGAAAATTGGGGATTGATTACGTTCCG AGAGTCTGCCTTTTTAGTACCGGAGGATAATAATAGAAGTTCATCGGCAAGGCACATGGAAAGAGTGGCATCAGTTGTGGCACACGAACTGGCCCATCAATGGTTCGGAAATCTGGTGACTCCGCGCTGGTGGAACGATCTTTGGTTGAAGGAAGGTTTTGCGACTTACATGAGCTACGAGTGTTTAAATTTT GTCGAGAAAAGATGGCACATCTTCGAATCGTTTGTTCAGAATGAACTACAGAAAGCGTTCCAGAAGGACTCGGATCGAAATGCTCATCCGATATCGTTTCCGGTTAATCATGGTTCGGACATTCGAAGAATTTTCGATCCGATCACCTACTCCAAGGGAGCTTCGATCATAAGAATGATGAACAGCTTTTTAGGTCGGGACGCATTCAAAGCGGGCATAACGCAGTACCTAAAACAGTACCAGTATGACAACGCTGATCAGGAAGATTTATGGGAGATCCTGACGGAACATGGCCATAGCCACAGGACGCTTCCGAGCACGCTGGATGTGAAACAGATCATGGACACGTGGACTTTACAGCCGGGATATCCCGTAATAACTGCTGAAAGGCTCGGTGAAAAATTGTTGAGAATCTCACAGCAACGGTTCATGCTCCCGACGAAGGATGAATCGGACACAACCCGGTGGTACGTTCCGATCACTATAGTCACCGAATCGGCACCGACCGATACCATTCCGTCGATTTGGCTGAGCTACGACAATGCATCCATTGAAGTGGAAATCGAAGCAGATTCTGCTGATTTCTTCTATCTGAACTTCGATCGATCCGGGTACTATCGAGTCAATTACGACTATGCATCGTGGAAGAGACTAACGCACAATTTCGCCCAACTTCCGCCTTTAACTAGATCACAGTTGATCGACGATGCATTCAATCTGGCCCGGGCGGAATTCATTCAGTACGATATACCGCTTACGCTGATCCTGATTCTGTCCCGGTATCCGTTCGACATTCCCGCGTGGTCTTCTCTGAGCAAGGGGCTGGTCTTTCTGGACGATATGATGGCTCGTGAGCCAGCATATGAAAGCTTCCTGGCCGTCATGCGATCCGTCATCAGAAAGTCATTCGATGAACTGGGTTTCGATGATCACCCGGAAGACGATCATTTGCAGGTGATGCACCGTGAGCGGATCGTCGGACTGGCTTGTAGATTCGGAATCGATAAATGTTCGGTTCGCGCCCAAACACTGTTCCGGCGTTGGATGACCGACCACAGAGACAACAAAATCCCACCGAACCTGAAACAGGTAATCTATTGTACTTCGTTACGAGATGGAGGCGTTCCGGAGTGGAACTTCGCCTACAAACAGTATAGAGAGACGGATTCGGCGTCCGAAAAAGAACTGATACTTAGTGCCCTTGGATGCACGGTGAAACCGTGGCTACTGTCGAA GTATTTGAACATGACCCTGGAGTCGTCGTCGGGAATATTGAAACAGGATGGCGCAAGGGCTTTCCAAGCCGTCGCTAAGAATCATGCCGGAAACGATATTGCCTTTAATTTCCTGTACGAAAACATCGAGCAAATTACCAAATA TTACGGCGATGGATTTTCAACGTTGAGTAAAATGATTGATACCGTGTCGTATTTGATGAACCAAAAGAACCACAAGGAACAGTTCGATCGGTTCGGGCGCAAAGCGCGCAAACTGGGCCTGCAAACGATCGAGAAAAGCATCCACCTGGCGGAGGAGCAAATCCTGAACAATATCTACTGGAGGTCACGGTCGTACTACAAACTGCAGGAGTTTTTGAATCAACTGATTCAGGACTTGAACATGAATATGTATTAG
- the LOC131430638 gene encoding aminopeptidase N isoform X1: MKPHHEMDTSGYINEDDELNPVLEEEEEEEGGGGQLKSKNGQKYIINRTPRGKYVPTWCWYFTIFLLTALVLLSTLLLVLLINQPRFCWSESDNANGNTSALVEGNVLTSNGHGRTGIGSTKKCSHDPRLNTVPAAGGDTYAAANEDYVDDDGDRRFMADNDEQDLIVRNSGWSPVHYKLTIEPNFVNSINNGTVVINVRRDSPAKAKLLPVVLDINQIEILASTVLDHNNKDIAYDAFYGRNNLSYTIVLKERDEVIENITIILDFESKLSDTLQGFYKGRFHDAETGKQSWFASTQFSPIDARRAFPCFDSPDMKATFEISLVHSDDKEMFLSNTDHIRTSIARPGYLREDFEVTPRMSTYLVAFIVSDLKLVQRSQGFTPQINIWSRAEVGKMTGYVQRLVVKILPFLEEYFDLKFGMKKIDMVAVPDFGFSAMENWGLITFRESAFLVPEDNNRSSSARHMERVASVVAHELAHQWFGNLVTPRWWNDLWLKEGFATYMSYECLNFVEKRWHIFESFVQNELQKAFQKDSDRNAHPISFPVNHGSDIRRIFDPITYSKGASIIRMMNSFLGRDAFKAGITQYLKQYQYDNADQEDLWEILTEHGHSHRTLPSTLDVKQIMDTWTLQPGYPVITAERLGEKLLRISQQRFMLPTKDESDTTRWYVPITIVTESAPTDTIPSIWLSYDNASIEVEIEADSADFFYLNFDRSGYYRVNYDYASWKRLTHNFAQLPPLTRSQLIDDAFNLARAEFIQYDIPLTLILILSRYPFDIPAWSSLSKGLVFLDDMMAREPAYESFLAVMRSVIRKSFDELGFDDHPEDDHLQVMHRERIVGLACRFGIDKCSVRAQTLFRRWMTDHRDNKIPPNLKQVIYCTSLRDGGVPEWNFAYKQYRETDSASEKELILSALGCTVKPWLLSKYLNMTLESSSGILKQDGARAFQAVAKNHAGNDIAFNFLYENIEQITKYYGDGFSTLSKMIDTVSYLMNQKNHKEQFDRFGRKARKLGLQTIEKSIHLAEEQILNNIYWRSRSYYKLQEFLNQLIQDLNMNMY, encoded by the exons GAGGTCAACTGAAATCCAAAAATGGACAGAAATATATCATCAACCGGACCCCTCGTGGCAAGTACGTACCGACCTGGTGCTGGTACTTTACCATATTTTTACTTACGGCGCTGGTACTACTATCGACCCTACTGCTAGTGCTATTGATTAATCAACCACG GTTTTGCTGGTCCGAGAGTGACAATGCGAACGGAAACACATCCGCACTCGTCGAAGGGAATGTCTTAACCAGCAACGGACACGGTCGGACCGGTATTGGTAGCACAAAAAAGTGCTCCCATGATCCTAGGCTCAACACGGTTCCGGCTGCGGGTGGTGACACCTATGCCGCCGCCAATGAAGACTACGTTGATGACGACGGCGACAGACGTTTTATGGCCGATAATGACGAACAGGATCTCATCGTGCGGAACAGCGGCTGGAGCCCGGTGCATTACAA gTTAACAATAGAACCAAATTTCGTGAACTCAATCAACAATGGAACGGTAGTCATAAATGTTCGCCGGGATTCACCCgctaaagcaaagctgttgccagtagtgctggACATAAATCAAATTGAGATCCTAGCTTCGACAG TGCTGGATCACAACAATAAAGACATCGCGTATGACGCGTTCTACGGTAGAAACAATCTTTCCTACACAATAGTGCTGAAAGAGCGAGATGAGGTTATAGAAAATATCACAATCATACTTGACTTCGAAAGCAAACTCAGTGATACTTTGCAAGGCTTCTACAAGGGGCGATTCCATGATGCAGAAACCGGCAAACAAAGCTGGTTTGCCAGTACCCAGTTCTCTCCGATTGATGCCCGTCGGGCTTTCCCGTGCTTCGACAGTCCGGACATGAAGGCAACGTTCGAGATATCACTGGTCCATTCGGACGACAAGGAAATGTTTCTATCGAACACGGATCACATTCGGACGTCCATCGCCCGGCCCGGTTATCTGCGGGAAGATTTCGAAGTAACGCCCCGAATGAGTACCTACCTGGTGGCATTCATCGTTTCCGATTTGAAGCTTGTCCAGCGTTCGCAAGGATTCACTCCGCAGATCAACATTTGGAGTCGTGCTGAGGTTGGCAAGATGACTGGCTACGTTCAACGGTTGGTTGTCAAAATTTTGCCATTTTTGGAGGAATACTTTGATTTGAAGTTCGGCATGAAGAAGATCGATATGGTGGCGGTGCCGGACTTTGGGTTCAGTGCCATGGAAAATTGGGGATTGATTACGTTCCG AGAGTCTGCCTTTTTAGTACCGGAGGATAATAATAGAAGTTCATCGGCAAGGCACATGGAAAGAGTGGCATCAGTTGTGGCACACGAACTGGCCCATCAATGGTTCGGAAATCTGGTGACTCCGCGCTGGTGGAACGATCTTTGGTTGAAGGAAGGTTTTGCGACTTACATGAGCTACGAGTGTTTAAATTTT GTCGAGAAAAGATGGCACATCTTCGAATCGTTTGTTCAGAATGAACTACAGAAAGCGTTCCAGAAGGACTCGGATCGAAATGCTCATCCGATATCGTTTCCGGTTAATCATGGTTCGGACATTCGAAGAATTTTCGATCCGATCACCTACTCCAAGGGAGCTTCGATCATAAGAATGATGAACAGCTTTTTAGGTCGGGACGCATTCAAAGCGGGCATAACGCAGTACCTAAAACAGTACCAGTATGACAACGCTGATCAGGAAGATTTATGGGAGATCCTGACGGAACATGGCCATAGCCACAGGACGCTTCCGAGCACGCTGGATGTGAAACAGATCATGGACACGTGGACTTTACAGCCGGGATATCCCGTAATAACTGCTGAAAGGCTCGGTGAAAAATTGTTGAGAATCTCACAGCAACGGTTCATGCTCCCGACGAAGGATGAATCGGACACAACCCGGTGGTACGTTCCGATCACTATAGTCACCGAATCGGCACCGACCGATACCATTCCGTCGATTTGGCTGAGCTACGACAATGCATCCATTGAAGTGGAAATCGAAGCAGATTCTGCTGATTTCTTCTATCTGAACTTCGATCGATCCGGGTACTATCGAGTCAATTACGACTATGCATCGTGGAAGAGACTAACGCACAATTTCGCCCAACTTCCGCCTTTAACTAGATCACAGTTGATCGACGATGCATTCAATCTGGCCCGGGCGGAATTCATTCAGTACGATATACCGCTTACGCTGATCCTGATTCTGTCCCGGTATCCGTTCGACATTCCCGCGTGGTCTTCTCTGAGCAAGGGGCTGGTCTTTCTGGACGATATGATGGCTCGTGAGCCAGCATATGAAAGCTTCCTGGCCGTCATGCGATCCGTCATCAGAAAGTCATTCGATGAACTGGGTTTCGATGATCACCCGGAAGACGATCATTTGCAGGTGATGCACCGTGAGCGGATCGTCGGACTGGCTTGTAGATTCGGAATCGATAAATGTTCGGTTCGCGCCCAAACACTGTTCCGGCGTTGGATGACCGACCACAGAGACAACAAAATCCCACCGAACCTGAAACAGGTAATCTATTGTACTTCGTTACGAGATGGAGGCGTTCCGGAGTGGAACTTCGCCTACAAACAGTATAGAGAGACGGATTCGGCGTCCGAAAAAGAACTGATACTTAGTGCCCTTGGATGCACGGTGAAACCGTGGCTACTGTCGAA GTATTTGAACATGACCCTGGAGTCGTCGTCGGGAATATTGAAACAGGATGGCGCAAGGGCTTTCCAAGCCGTCGCTAAGAATCATGCCGGAAACGATATTGCCTTTAATTTCCTGTACGAAAACATCGAGCAAATTACCAAATA TTACGGCGATGGATTTTCAACGTTGAGTAAAATGATTGATACCGTGTCGTATTTGATGAACCAAAAGAACCACAAGGAACAGTTCGATCGGTTCGGGCGCAAAGCGCGCAAACTGGGCCTGCAAACGATCGAGAAAAGCATCCACCTGGCGGAGGAGCAAATCCTGAACAATATCTACTGGAGGTCACGGTCGTACTACAAACTGCAGGAGTTTTTGAATCAACTGATTCAGGACTTGAACATGAATATGTATTAG
- the LOC131430678 gene encoding tRNA-uridine aminocarboxypropyltransferase 1, whose protein sequence is MAESGSADPPENPFLGMRISETGFLKDVEGRSACTVCGKSRKFFCYHCYVPVAALKHRLPFVKLPIQIDIIKHKNEIEGKSTAIHAAILAPEDVRIYTYPDIPDYRQEEGVVLIFPTPSAVTVASLFSDEPLKLKENYGLPKGHHMGTLLRCRLNDIVAELDEEPNFQQQLAHRFPVRKAVFIDSTWSQCRGIYKDSRVACLRTVVIQNRISQFWRHQKNSPRWFLATIEAIHQFLIELHITAYGLDSRYEGLKHLGYLNFPHDKVRQFSTAKLEELEPYNGQYDDLLFFFLHMYNLIHEYYEHHTLRAYRRPLFLEDKYQKQLEQQNTDT, encoded by the exons ATGGCAGAGTCTGGCTCAGCAGATCCACCGGAGAATCCCTTTTTGGGGATGCGAATTTCGGAAACCGGCTTTCTGAAAGACGTCGAGGGCCGAAGTGCTTGTACCGTGTGCGGCAAGTCTCGCAAGTTCTTCTGCTATCACTGTTATGTTCCGGTGGCGGCACTGAAGCACAGGTTACCGTTTGTTAAG TTGCCAATCCAGATCGATATTATAAAACACAAGAATGAGATCGAAGGTAAAAGTACGGCTATTCATGCAGCCATTTTGGCACCGGAGGACGTGAGGATTTATACCTACCCGGACATACCAGACTATCGTCAAGAGGAGGGAGTTGTGCTAATATTTCCAACACCCAGTGCGGTTACGGTGGCAAGCCTGTTCAGCGACGAACCACTGAAGCTCAAAGAAAATTATGGACTTCCCAAGGGACATCACATGGGAACGTTACTGCGGTGTCGTTTGAACGACATTGTAGCGGAACTAGACGAGGAGCCTAACTTTCAGCAACAGTTGGCGCACCGTTTTCCAGTGCGTAAGGCAGTATTCATTGATAGTACGTGGAGTCAGTGTCGCGGTATCTACAAAGACAGTCGAGTGGCTTGCTTGCGAACAGTTgtaatacagaatcggatctcACAGTTCTGGCGACACCAGAAAAACAGTCCCCGATGGTTCCTAGCTACGATAGAAGCCATTCATCAGTTTCTGATTGAATTGCACATCACTGCCTACGGATTAGATTCCCGTTACGAGGGTTTAAAGCATTTGGGATATTTGAATTTCCCCCATGATAAAGTGCGGCAGTTTAGTACTGCGAAGTTGGAAGAACTGGAACCGTACAACGGACAGTACGACGATTTACTGTTTTTCTTTTTGCATATGTACAATTTAATACACGAATACTACGAGCATCATACACTGAGAGCATACCGGAGGCCACTGTTTCTGGAAGACAAGTACCAAAAGCAACTGGAGCAGCAGAATACCGatacttag
- the LOC131430685 gene encoding signal peptidase complex subunit 1, with the protein MLNIATHMDYEGQGRAEKLSRVIITLFGAVGLIWGFVIQQFSQTVYILIAGVLLASILTIPPWPIYRRKPLNWQKPRPESQTAASGSSEQESTKKKRKN; encoded by the exons atgttgaACATTGCTACCCACATG GATTACGAAGGGCAAGGCCGCGCCGAAAAGCTATCCCGTGTAATCATCACACTTTTCGGAGCAGTCGGACTTATATGGGGCTTCGTTATACAGCAGTTCTCCCAGACGGTGTACATTCTGATCGCTGGCGTCCTACTGGCTTCGATT CTGACCATTCCACCGTGGCCAATCTACCGTCGAAAACCGTTGAACTGGCAGAAACCTCGCCCCGAATCTCAAACAGCAGCAAGTGGATCTTCGGAGCAGGAAAGtacgaaaaagaaaagaaaaaattaa